The sequence ATAACCTATTGCCAACAGGCATTCGCGGACCGCCTCGACAGGCAGCTTCACCGCTTTGCCGGTGTTCACCGCGGTATGGTAAGCGTCGTAAAAATGAAGGTTCGCGCCCAGGGGGCCATGTTCGGACACGTCACGCAGGGCGTTGCGCAGATGCACCGCGCCGTCTGCGATCTCCCGCCTGAGCAGAGAAGCCCATTGCGGATTGTCGTGCATAACGGTCATCAGCCGGATCGGGGTGTCGATCAGCATTTCCTCGGGCGACTTGTCTTGGGGGTCAGAGCCGAAAATCACTGCCAGCATGGTCATCCCCTCATGTTTGAGGATCGCTTCGTATAGCAGTTCCTTGGTGCCGAAGTAGTAATTCACCATCACCTGTTTCACCCTGGCTGCTTTGGCGATAGCGCGGGTGCTCGCTTCGTTGTAGCCCAGTTCGGAAAAAAGCCGGGTGGCGGCCTCAAAGATCCTGCCCCGGGGCGTTTCCGGATCGGGGACAGGTTCAATGGCCATGATCTTGTAGGGATGCATGGGTAAAG is a genomic window of Candidatus Syntrophosphaera sp. containing:
- a CDS encoding TetR/AcrR family transcriptional regulator; protein product: MITLTVPGEPAEKLVEKSTEDMPSLPMHPYKIMAIEPVPDPETPRGRIFEAATRLFSELGYNEASTRAIAKAARVKQVMVNYYFGTKELLYEAILKHEGMTMLAVIFGSDPQDKSPEEMLIDTPIRLMTVMHDNPQWASLLRREIADGAVHLRNALRDVSEHGPLGANLHFYDAYHTAVNTGKAVKLPVEAVRECLLAIGYSAIYLAPLISMINERDFHDETVWEEWKLTLSTILKRGLLTTVQPAPSPLN